One genomic window of Candidatus Pseudobacter hemicellulosilyticus includes the following:
- a CDS encoding DNA alkylation repair protein has translation MALIKDIYSETFYRQFADAAAAAIPGFNKKQFVQKALSNGFKDMEWKHRMKHTTRILYLFLSPDFGKAVQQIEALITQLRKKGEAGLAYIFFADYIETYGLDHLDASIEALEFVTQFISCEFAVRPFLLKYPRPMLKQMLKWSKHRSEHVRRLASEGSRPRLPWAMAIPYLKQDPTPVLPILENLKNDPSEYVRRSVANNLNDIAKDHPDTVIRIAAAWKGKSKETDAVIKHGSRTLLKQGHTAILQHYGLDASAIAISEFLIHTPSVQIGQHLEFSVTVANKGKAPQTVRLEYAVYYCKANGSLSKKVFKISERDYAPKEKNLVSRRQSFKLITTRTFYAGQHQVAIIVNGQEKIKQAFQLTH, from the coding sequence ATGGCGCTTATCAAGGACATCTACTCCGAAACCTTTTACCGGCAGTTTGCTGATGCCGCTGCCGCCGCCATCCCCGGCTTCAACAAAAAGCAGTTTGTACAAAAAGCGCTGTCCAACGGCTTTAAAGACATGGAATGGAAACATAGGATGAAACATACCACCCGCATACTTTATCTCTTTCTTTCACCCGATTTCGGCAAAGCTGTTCAGCAGATAGAAGCACTGATCACACAGCTCCGCAAGAAAGGGGAAGCAGGACTGGCCTATATTTTTTTCGCTGACTATATTGAGACCTATGGCCTGGACCACCTGGACGCCTCTATTGAAGCACTTGAGTTTGTGACCCAGTTCATCAGCTGCGAATTTGCCGTTCGCCCCTTCCTGCTTAAGTACCCCAGGCCCATGCTGAAGCAAATGCTGAAATGGTCCAAACACCGTAGTGAGCATGTGCGGCGACTGGCATCTGAAGGCTCCCGCCCACGCCTGCCCTGGGCCATGGCCATCCCCTATCTCAAACAGGATCCCACACCTGTTTTGCCCATCCTGGAAAACCTGAAAAATGATCCATCGGAATATGTTCGCAGGAGCGTGGCCAATAACCTCAATGATATTGCCAAAGACCATCCCGATACGGTGATCCGCATCGCTGCAGCGTGGAAAGGCAAAAGCAAGGAAACAGATGCTGTTATTAAACATGGTAGTCGCACCCTGTTGAAGCAGGGCCATACCGCCATCCTGCAGCACTATGGCCTGGATGCCAGCGCCATTGCCATCAGTGAATTCCTGATCCATACACCGTCCGTGCAGATTGGACAACACCTGGAATTTTCCGTTACTGTGGCTAATAAAGGCAAGGCTCCCCAAACGGTCCGACTGGAATACGCAGTCTATTATTGCAAAGCCAATGGCAGTCTCTCCAAAAAAGTGTTCAAGATCAGTGAACGGGATTATGCCCCTAAAGAAAAGAACCTGGTCAGTCGCAGGCAATCCTTCAAACTCATCACCACCCGCACCTTCTATGCCGGCCAACACCAGGTGGCCATTATTGTCAATGGACAGGAGAAAATCAAACAGGCTTTCCAGCTCACGCATTAA